In Gemmatimonadota bacterium, a single genomic region encodes these proteins:
- a CDS encoding trypsin-like peptidase domain-containing protein — MTDRRRVAAIGLLAALICAPACGQESAEVASTAGLSEEPTVSAGIAPAKDASVGTAPAETERSRGVPGELDQSRTTAIVRAANRVAPAVVSISVIRTERIRARTRYESFFMPPGGLRRSAGFGSGVIVRSDGIILTNDHVITGADQIRVTLPDGRDYDATVVGTDPVADIAVLRVEGEGLPFAPIGTVEGLMIGEWALAIGNPLGNYASDTKPTVTAGVISAVNRNIIPSSDDGSFYFGMIQTDASINPGNSGGPLVNAAGEVIGINASIISRSGGSEGLGFAIPIDRAMRIADDLLRTGQVIRAWVGIDVEPLEADQWGRTHGVRISRVADGSPGDVAGLEPGDQLLSANGRALTGPLDFEGVLLDLRAGERLTLDVEGQNRPVTLETTSYPSVTAERVTVLRDIQLISVTPQVQAERDLVSESGALVTDISDRLSEQLGLRRDDVILQINRIRVRTADETAQAFAAVRGTGRVALIFERDGGRYVREFYWRR; from the coding sequence ATGACAGATAGAAGACGCGTCGCCGCAATCGGCCTCCTGGCCGCTCTGATCTGCGCTCCAGCGTGCGGACAGGAGTCGGCTGAGGTCGCGTCCACCGCAGGGCTGAGCGAGGAGCCAACCGTTTCCGCGGGCATCGCTCCGGCGAAAGACGCGTCAGTCGGAACCGCACCGGCTGAGACGGAGCGTTCTCGCGGGGTACCCGGCGAGTTGGACCAGAGCCGGACAACGGCGATCGTGCGGGCCGCGAACCGAGTCGCCCCGGCCGTTGTGAGTATCAGCGTGATCCGAACCGAGCGCATTCGGGCCCGGACCCGGTACGAGAGCTTCTTCATGCCTCCAGGCGGACTGCGGCGCAGCGCGGGCTTCGGCTCGGGCGTGATCGTCCGCAGCGACGGGATCATCCTCACGAACGACCACGTGATCACCGGTGCGGACCAGATCCGGGTCACCTTGCCGGATGGGCGCGACTATGACGCCACGGTGGTGGGTACCGACCCGGTCGCCGACATCGCCGTGCTTCGCGTCGAGGGCGAGGGCCTGCCCTTCGCGCCTATCGGAACCGTCGAGGGGCTCATGATCGGGGAATGGGCTCTTGCGATCGGGAATCCTCTCGGAAACTACGCCTCCGATACCAAGCCGACCGTGACAGCCGGAGTGATCTCCGCAGTGAACCGCAACATCATCCCCTCCTCGGACGACGGCAGCTTTTACTTCGGAATGATCCAGACAGACGCCTCGATCAACCCTGGCAATTCGGGCGGCCCGCTCGTGAACGCCGCGGGCGAGGTGATCGGCATCAACGCATCGATCATTTCGCGCAGCGGTGGAAGCGAAGGACTCGGGTTTGCGATCCCAATCGACCGCGCGATGCGCATCGCAGATGATCTCCTGCGCACTGGGCAGGTGATCCGTGCCTGGGTGGGCATCGACGTCGAGCCGCTTGAAGCCGACCAGTGGGGACGCACACACGGGGTTCGAATCTCGCGGGTCGCCGACGGGTCGCCGGGAGACGTCGCGGGGCTCGAGCCTGGGGACCAGCTGCTCTCCGCAAACGGTCGTGCGCTCACGGGGCCGCTGGACTTCGAGGGCGTGCTACTCGATCTCAGGGCAGGCGAGCGCCTCACACTAGATGTCGAGGGCCAGAACCGGCCCGTCACCCTGGAGACGACGTCGTATCCGTCCGTGACAGCCGAGCGCGTGACCGTGCTGCGCGACATCCAGCTCATTTCGGTGACACCACAGGTCCAGGCAGAGCGAGACCTCGTGAGCGAGTCGGGCGCGCTCGTAACCGACATCTCGGATCGCTTGTCCGAACAGTTGGGGCTCCGTCGGGACGACGTAATCCTGCAGATCAACCGGATCCGCGTCCGGACCGCGGACGAGACCGCGCAGGCCTTCGCGGCGGTACGCGGGACCGGTCGCGTCGCGCTCATTTTCGAGCGCGACGGCGGCCGGTACGTGCGCGAGTTTTACTGGAGACGGTGA